GCCCACGAGCTGCTCGGATTTGAAGCTCCTGACCTGCAGCATGATCCTTCCCTCTGGATCAACCGAATTCATTCCCAGGATCGAGATCTCTTCCGCGCCGCGTGGAAGAAACTGTTAGCCGGAGAAAGGAGAACATCCTGCGACTACCGGTTTTCTCCTGCTCATGGCGAGAAAGACATCTGGATCAGGGATGTCTCGGTTTCCCACCAGAGTTCCTCCGGTGAAGTGGACAGCGTGACCAGCGCGTACATGAATGTGTCCGACTTGCGAAGCTATCGTCCCCGAAGTCAAGAAGAGAGACGCTTGGCCAATGCCAGCGAGATCATCGACAGCATGGTTCACGGCATCAAAAACGATCTGCAGATCATCAATTCCGGTCTTGACTTGATGTGGTTGACCGGCAACAGGCTTTCGGAGTGCCAACCCCTTTTCGAGGGAGTTGAGCGAATCAATCGGTCAATACATGAACTGCGCGAGTTTTTTGCCCCGGCCGAGCCGCAACTCTCTGGAGCAAACCCGAAGGTCATTCTGGAAGAATTCGTTCGGGAAATAGGAAGGAAGTTGAGCCGGCAGAAGATACATCTACGGGTCCGGTGCCGCGGTCCGATGCCTTTAGTTCGGCTCGATTGGAACAAATTTCGTAGAGTGCTGGGGCAGGTCATAGAATTTTCACGCCTTCTCCTCCCGCAAGGCGGGAACTTGGAAATCAAATCCGAGCTTCAAGAGTTGGCCGGCAAAAAGCAGGTCGAGTTACAGATCAGTTGCGCCTCGGCCACGTCGCTGGCGGTCGACGAAGATGATGTGTTCAGACCCTTTCTTAAAATTAACGGTTGTCAGGCCGGCTTCGGTATAGCCTTGGCCCGCCAGATTCTCTGCCTCCAAAACGGAGATATTTCCTTCCAAAAACAAAATTCCAAGCGCGGGCTATTTACTATTTCTCTGGAGGCGCACTAGGCGATCT
The sequence above is a segment of the Candidatus Binatia bacterium genome. Coding sequences within it:
- a CDS encoding PAS domain-containing protein produces the protein MQSRHHNVSLASKNDSLARNALDLIPCAVVIWNKDRSVSVLNQAAHELLGFEAPDLQHDPSLWINRIHSQDRDLFRAAWKKLLAGERRTSCDYRFSPAHGEKDIWIRDVSVSHQSSSGEVDSVTSAYMNVSDLRSYRPRSQEERRLANASEIIDSMVHGIKNDLQIINSGLDLMWLTGNRLSECQPLFEGVERINRSIHELREFFAPAEPQLSGANPKVILEEFVREIGRKLSRQKIHLRVRCRGPMPLVRLDWNKFRRVLGQVIEFSRLLLPQGGNLEIKSELQELAGKKQVELQISCASATSLAVDEDDVFRPFLKINGCQAGFGIALARQILCLQNGDISFQKQNSKRGLFTISLEAH